The Myxocyprinus asiaticus isolate MX2 ecotype Aquarium Trade chromosome 19, UBuf_Myxa_2, whole genome shotgun sequence nucleotide sequence TAGAGtgtctgtgtcaaaaaactgccataaaaatattatataataataatattttccactttcactgactttgatttttaacaaacatcagtcctgatcataactaccaaatattaattcaaTAACCCTTtatatgccagtttgtttacacaatgccactgttgttttttacacacacaaacacaaacacatttctcaatacacaatcacacaaaacacactctgcaCATCCACACaattagctgcatcatttattcaactggcctgcagtgctctataatacagcaaaccgaaaataggaaaaaataatgtatttgctccataggctaaacatgagaaaaatggcgccatctggtggaaaatatttaaaaaattacattttgaagccagggctccagaatgaaagcatattggcattgggatcaaatattgcagtttgaaTGGGtttatttttgtccttaaggtcctgagtttaactacacagtgtattatagatgtagcctattataggaactgaggctgaaatattaaaattccccccaaaatacacacctttggctaaatgtatttcattaacaTGTTTATTGGTTGTAGTGAGTCATGAGCTGCGCACATCAGAGCATGCACTCCCGAAACTCCACCTCACTCACTAGTTGTGGTCGTTGCCCTTCTCATTTGGAAGTCATCATGGGTTGTGCGTAAAAGTTCCACTTTACAATAAGTATGGATCCTAATTCTTCGCTGCTATGATATTTTCATTGCCTTAACAAATACACCTCAAACAGCACTTAATAACCCCAGGGAGGataatacagaaaaaaagaaaggtttTATGGCGTCACACACGAAAAACGACAGTTGCCATGAACGCCTCAACGTCTCTTACGGATCTCCCACAACGTCTACGATCATGTTTACGGCCGGTGTCCTTGGCAATGTAGTCGCTTTAATTCTCTTGGAAATACGGCGGAGGAAGCAAACCGCATCCCTGTTCCAAGTCCTCGTCACATCTTTGATCATTACAGACTTGCTGGGAACTTTCTCCGTCAGTCCTCTGGTGATTACCGCGTATTTGAGGAACGAGTCGTTGCTCGGGTTGAGCGGAAACTCATTGGTTTGCGCGCACTTCGGTTATGCGATGACATTTTTCAGCCTTGTCACACTGGCCATTCTTCTCTCCATGGCTGTGGAGCGCTGGCTATCCATAGGGCATCCCTACTTCTACGAAAAGCGTTTGAGTAAACGTTGCGGGTACATCGCCATCACTCTCATATACCTGGTTGGCGCTCTTTTCTGTGTCACACCTTTCCTCGGGTTTGGGAAGTACGTTCAGCATTGCCCGGGGACGTGGTGCTTTATTGACATGGACCCACCTGAGCGTATAAACAAAGTGTTCAATATCATCTACGCGTCGTGTTTGCTTGCTATGATCGTATGTACGGTTTTGTGCAACGTGTCTGTAATCTATCATCTTTTACTCATGTATCGAAGACGCAAAGCGAACCGGAGCTCTATCCGACGCCTGCGGGGACACAAGAGGCAACGGTCAATCACGAAGGAGGTAGAACATCTGGTGCTGCTCGGGTTCATGACAATCGCCTTCGTCATTTGTTCTCTTCCTCTTGTGGTAAGGCCTTTTCCCGTTGACCCGTTGTACCCTATACTaacttttaagcaaaacatttcacgtAAAGTCACATGttaggttttaaataataaaacaatagattTACTGATTAAAACGAAGATAAAAAATGTTGGTTTTACACTGTTTGACAAACTTTATGGAACACGTGCATAGGAAGGCTTATGTGATGAACAACAACTATGGAGCTATTTCTGTCTGgtctgacctgacctgacctttAAAATTACACAACTTTTTTGTGTGTAACcaaaatgtattcaggttgattcacttgaataaagctgtttttttttttttgtttgtttttttgttttttttcacatgaaGTTAATTTTTATGCTATTTCACAAAACATGTACTCTGCAATagcagctgtgtgaacttgagggtaaGTGACTTTATACATTCATTAAAAGTCACCttggaccagttggttaaaaaaaaagtcctcacaaaaatggctcagaaaagtaacattagttctgagaaaagctctagcatcactTGTTTGCAGATACcccttgatattttgttatgcaaTGAATGAAACAATAGATatttggcttaagtgtccaaatattttaggGGCCATTATACTGTGCaagtataattaattaaaatagtaATATTTAAGAAATGTACTTAAAGCAGCTACAATAAATCATTATACTGTACTAAACATTGTAGTGGAATGTAGTGCTTTTATGGTAATACATAcaagtgatcgaccgatatgggttttttaatggccgatgccgatatccagagagcagggtggctaatacaatgccgatatatcacacaatttaatatagtaaataacataaacataaaattgcaaaaaaatgtatacacccttatttagcactatatttactcaatttcacacaaaactttaactttgtaaaaaataatcaaaataaattatattgtattttaaatggtagatagcagtttcttctgatttctgtttagtcatcaaattttagtaatttatttgcacatgaagaaattgttaatatattaggaagaaggaaataacagtacacacagtagtccagcaaccatggatggcatgtccacattagcaatcacattttctaaaaaaatacagaatcaaacaaactgtacatacagtgcatagtgaataagacatttacacatagcacacgtgaagc carries:
- the ptger2b gene encoding prostaglandin E receptor 2b subtype EP2, which encodes MASHTKNDSCHERLNVSYGSPTTSTIMFTAGVLGNVVALILLEIRRRKQTASLFQVLVTSLIITDLLGTFSVSPLVITAYLRNESLLGLSGNSLVCAHFGYAMTFFSLVTLAILLSMAVERWLSIGHPYFYEKRLSKRCGYIAITLIYLVGALFCVTPFLGFGKYVQHCPGTWCFIDMDPPERINKVFNIIYASCLLAMIVCTVLCNVSVIYHLLLMYRRRKANRSSIRRLRGHKRQRSITKEVEHLVLLGFMTIAFVICSLPLVIQVYIHTIFNLESHKKDLLALLFLSANPIIDPWVFIILSPPVPRLLWHKMCKTAKSKPTQEKLPRVQPAPCQSSPPEGPELVNLLKVYTGIPGNAGS